In the genome of Pseudarthrobacter sp. IC2-21, one region contains:
- a CDS encoding branched-chain amino acid ABC transporter permease: protein MSTVVLLLFTGLGLGALYFLVAAGLSLIYGLMGVLNFAHGAFLTLGAFTGWEIARRTGADNWWTFLLSLLAGAVAGAVFAAFTEFVLIRRLYQRHIEQVLITVGLSLAAVALFDGIWGTDPVFIQGPAWFKETTEILGARIPNDRFICIIAAVLVLLALVFFLKNTRYGMIIRAGVENRSMVTALGIDVRKAFTLVFTIGGAAAGLGGVLASHYFGYVSPLLGGSLLIFAFIVTVIGGLGSLTGAAIAAVAVAVLQQFANFYLGGTGDFVVVLALALVLLFRPSGLLGRTS, encoded by the coding sequence GTGAGCACCGTGGTCCTCCTGCTGTTCACCGGGCTCGGCCTTGGAGCCCTCTATTTCCTGGTGGCCGCCGGCCTGTCCCTGATCTACGGACTGATGGGCGTGCTGAACTTTGCCCACGGCGCGTTCCTCACCCTAGGCGCCTTCACCGGCTGGGAAATCGCCCGCCGCACCGGCGCCGACAACTGGTGGACGTTCCTGCTGTCCCTGCTGGCGGGGGCGGTGGCCGGAGCCGTGTTCGCCGCGTTCACCGAGTTCGTCCTCATCCGCCGGCTCTACCAGCGGCACATCGAGCAGGTCCTGATCACGGTGGGCCTCTCGCTCGCCGCGGTGGCCCTCTTTGACGGCATCTGGGGCACCGACCCCGTGTTCATCCAGGGCCCTGCCTGGTTCAAGGAAACCACCGAAATCCTGGGTGCCCGCATCCCCAACGACCGGTTCATCTGCATCATCGCCGCCGTCCTGGTGCTGCTGGCCCTGGTCTTCTTCCTGAAGAACACCCGCTACGGCATGATCATCCGGGCCGGCGTGGAGAACCGGTCCATGGTCACCGCGCTCGGCATCGACGTCCGCAAAGCCTTCACCCTCGTGTTCACCATCGGCGGCGCCGCGGCGGGCCTGGGCGGGGTCCTGGCGTCCCACTACTTCGGCTACGTGTCCCCGCTGCTGGGCGGCTCGTTGCTGATCTTCGCCTTCATCGTCACCGTCATCGGCGGACTCGGCTCCCTGACCGGCGCGGCCATCGCCGCCGTGGCTGTCGCGGTGCTGCAGCAGTTCGCCAACTTCTACCTCGGCGGCACCGGCGACTTCGTTGTGGTGCTGGCCCTGGCGCTTGTGCTGCTGTTCCGTCCCTCCGGCCTGCTCGGGAGAACCTCATGA
- a CDS encoding ABC transporter ATP-binding protein, with product MDAPALALPALAVDSLGLQIGGARILQDVSFAVGAGEMIGVIGPNGAGKTTLFNLISGVLRPTQGSISLNGREITAAPIHRRAKAGLGRTFQTSNLFPRLSVLENVRLAAQAKMGGSFNLLRFPSASDEATRIARGTISEVGLTGQLTTAAGDLSHGEKRKVEIAVLLATNPAVVLLDEPMAGVASGDVPSLSAIIRSMHRDRGCTVMMVEHHMDVVLGLVDRVAVMHHGSLLALDSPDAVMADPTVQSAYLGEPV from the coding sequence ATGGATGCCCCAGCCTTAGCCCTGCCTGCCCTCGCGGTGGACAGCCTCGGCCTGCAGATCGGCGGTGCCCGCATCCTCCAGGATGTGAGCTTCGCCGTAGGCGCCGGCGAAATGATCGGCGTGATCGGCCCCAACGGCGCCGGCAAAACCACCCTGTTCAACCTGATCTCGGGGGTGCTGCGGCCTACCCAGGGCAGCATCAGCCTCAACGGCAGGGAGATCACGGCGGCGCCTATCCACCGCAGGGCAAAGGCAGGGCTGGGGCGGACCTTCCAGACCTCCAACCTGTTTCCCCGGCTCAGCGTCCTGGAGAACGTCCGCCTCGCCGCGCAGGCCAAGATGGGCGGCAGCTTCAACCTCCTGCGCTTTCCCTCCGCGTCGGACGAAGCCACCCGGATCGCCCGCGGCACCATCAGCGAAGTGGGGCTAACCGGCCAGCTCACGACGGCGGCGGGGGACCTTTCGCACGGCGAGAAACGCAAGGTGGAAATCGCCGTGCTCCTCGCGACAAATCCTGCCGTGGTCCTTCTCGACGAGCCGATGGCGGGCGTCGCCTCGGGCGATGTCCCGTCGCTGAGCGCGATCATCCGCAGCATGCACCGCGACCGCGGCTGCACCGTGATGATGGTGGAGCACCACATGGATGTGGTCCTGGGCCTGGTGGACCGGGTGGCCGTGATGCACCACGGCAGCCTCCTTGCCCTGGACAGCCCCGACGCCGTGATGGCCGATCCCACCGTTCAAAGTGCCTACCTTGGAGAACCCGTATGA
- a CDS encoding branched-chain amino acid ABC transporter permease, with protein sequence MTTETDATETQDTSGNPAGPATSRRNAADGGGPRPRLTRGRVVGAAVGIAGIVLLVLLPLLNLSLPGVLPGPTYTPGSLQLLAMCMLMAAAALTYHLLLGVAGLLSFGHALYFGAGVYGLAIILQNLDIPLLPAMGLTLLVVIVLAHVVGSISLRVSGIPFAMVTLAFAQAGSVVVGRNPEGVTGGDEGLTLRTDNLPAFLVGVVNTRNLYWLALAVLVAVFIIVTWVQSSRAGHVAAAVRENELRVRILGLQPYLVKLLIFVVSAVLVCIIGMVFLLLQSGAVPRAVSADLTITLLVMVVLGGVGSRWGAVIGGVFYTILDQRLTALANSDAIDALPDILRVPLSEPLFILGTLFVLVVLFLPGGLTGTAQRLAQRRSRRGGDRVQKSREILEEAA encoded by the coding sequence ATGACCACCGAAACCGACGCCACCGAAACCCAGGACACCAGCGGCAATCCCGCGGGGCCGGCTACGTCCCGCCGCAACGCAGCCGACGGCGGTGGCCCGCGCCCGCGCCTCACCCGCGGCAGGGTGGTGGGCGCCGCCGTCGGAATTGCGGGAATTGTCCTGCTGGTCCTGCTGCCGCTGCTCAATCTGTCCCTGCCCGGCGTGCTGCCCGGGCCGACCTACACGCCGGGGTCGCTGCAGCTGCTGGCCATGTGCATGCTGATGGCCGCTGCCGCCCTCACGTACCACCTGCTGCTGGGCGTCGCCGGGCTGCTCTCCTTCGGCCATGCCCTGTACTTCGGCGCCGGCGTCTACGGGCTGGCCATCATCCTGCAGAACCTGGACATCCCGCTGCTGCCGGCCATGGGCCTGACGCTGCTGGTGGTGATTGTGCTGGCCCATGTGGTGGGCAGCATCAGCCTGCGGGTCAGCGGCATCCCGTTCGCCATGGTCACCCTGGCCTTCGCGCAGGCCGGATCGGTGGTGGTCGGGAGGAATCCGGAAGGCGTCACCGGTGGCGATGAAGGCCTCACACTGCGCACGGACAACCTGCCGGCGTTCCTGGTGGGAGTGGTCAACACCCGCAACCTCTACTGGCTGGCGCTGGCTGTCCTGGTGGCCGTGTTCATCATTGTCACGTGGGTCCAGTCCTCGCGCGCCGGCCATGTTGCGGCGGCCGTCCGGGAGAACGAGCTCCGCGTCCGCATACTCGGCCTGCAGCCCTATCTGGTCAAACTGCTGATCTTTGTGGTCTCCGCCGTTCTGGTCTGCATCATCGGCATGGTCTTCCTGTTGCTGCAAAGCGGCGCCGTGCCCCGGGCCGTGTCCGCCGACCTCACCATCACCCTGCTGGTCATGGTGGTCCTGGGCGGGGTGGGCTCACGCTGGGGCGCGGTGATCGGCGGCGTCTTTTACACCATCCTGGACCAGCGGCTCACGGCGCTGGCGAACTCTGACGCGATCGATGCGCTCCCGGACATCCTGCGGGTGCCGTTGTCAGAACCGCTGTTCATCCTCGGTACCCTGTTCGTTCTGGTGGTGCTTTTCCTCCCCGGCGGCCTGACGGGAACCGCCCAGCGGCTGGCACAGCGCCGCAGCCGTCGCGGCGGGGACCGGGTACAGAAGTCCCGGGAAATCCTGGAGGAGGCCGCATGA
- a CDS encoding substrate-binding domain-containing protein: MKDTKKFLLAAVMATGLALTSCAPTPGTSAPAGSGKAEAQPVDVGIIYSKTGPLAAYGETYYQGLQAGIDYATGGTGEVNGAQINLTYADDGGDPDKAVTAAKDLIGKGYKIIGGTVVSGIALKLAEQAAQNNVLYISGPAATDAIQGINKYTFRSGRQSLQDVATAGSFLDANAKKVVVFAQDNAFGQGNVAAVKAVLGAKGATVDAVLVPEGQELTPFARQLIDAKPDMIFVAWAGATSGTMWQTLSQQGAFDVAPVVTGLGDASTFGAYGEATSKISFLSHYFPGASGTEVEKKMIAAVEKAGHKADLFTPDGFVAGQMIVQAIKEGGADSTELMVKALEGFTFDGPKGKETVRATDHVLEQNMYQAKLVQKAGVWTPELVAVVPADDVTPPEKQ; encoded by the coding sequence GTGAAGGATACAAAGAAGTTCCTGCTCGCCGCCGTTATGGCCACGGGCCTGGCCCTCACTTCCTGCGCCCCCACACCCGGCACCAGCGCCCCTGCAGGCTCCGGCAAGGCCGAGGCCCAGCCGGTGGACGTGGGGATCATCTACTCCAAAACCGGCCCCCTCGCCGCCTACGGTGAAACCTACTACCAGGGCCTGCAGGCGGGAATCGACTACGCAACCGGCGGCACCGGTGAAGTCAACGGCGCCCAGATCAACCTGACCTACGCGGACGACGGCGGCGATCCGGACAAAGCGGTCACGGCAGCCAAGGATTTGATCGGCAAGGGCTACAAGATCATCGGCGGCACGGTGGTCTCCGGCATCGCGCTGAAGCTGGCCGAACAGGCCGCGCAGAACAATGTCCTCTACATCTCCGGCCCCGCGGCCACCGACGCCATCCAGGGCATCAACAAATACACCTTCCGTTCGGGACGCCAGAGCCTCCAGGACGTAGCAACTGCAGGCTCCTTCCTCGATGCCAATGCCAAGAAGGTGGTGGTCTTCGCGCAGGACAACGCCTTCGGCCAGGGCAACGTCGCGGCCGTCAAAGCCGTCCTCGGCGCCAAGGGCGCCACGGTTGACGCTGTCCTGGTTCCTGAAGGGCAGGAACTGACCCCCTTCGCCCGCCAGCTCATCGACGCCAAACCGGACATGATCTTTGTGGCCTGGGCGGGGGCAACCTCCGGCACCATGTGGCAGACCCTCAGCCAGCAGGGCGCCTTCGATGTGGCTCCGGTGGTAACCGGACTCGGCGACGCTTCAACGTTCGGCGCGTACGGCGAGGCGACCTCCAAGATCAGCTTCCTGAGCCATTACTTCCCCGGCGCTTCCGGCACGGAGGTGGAAAAGAAGATGATCGCCGCCGTCGAAAAGGCCGGCCACAAGGCGGATCTCTTCACCCCGGACGGCTTCGTCGCCGGTCAGATGATTGTCCAGGCCATCAAGGAGGGCGGTGCGGATTCCACTGAGCTGATGGTCAAGGCGCTGGAAGGCTTCACCTTCGACGGCCCCAAGGGCAAGGAAACCGTCAGGGCCACGGACCACGTTCTTGAACAGAACATGTACCAGGCCAAGCTGGTGCAGAAGGCCGGCGTCTGGACCCCCGAGCTCGTCGCCGTGGTTCCCGCAGACGACGTGACACCGCCGGAAAAGCAGTAG
- a CDS encoding ABC transporter ATP-binding protein — protein MTAPILRIQGLNAHIAGQQVVEDVSFTVPATGITALLGRNGVGKTSTIKAIIGLIDRSGLVELDGVRVEKEPTYKIIRSGVGYVPEDREVFSKLTVAENLRLAERDAAPRRQLVEDLFPDLLARSGQMAGTLSGGQQQMVSLARALLNTNKILLVDEPTKGLAPKIVAEVAETLAEAARTVPILLVEQNLQVVRRLAEGAVVLSGGRVVHTGNALEFLNDDALTHRLLGVSTETAPPAPPAPPAAPAEKGAAL, from the coding sequence ATGACCGCCCCCATCCTCCGGATCCAGGGACTCAACGCCCACATCGCGGGCCAGCAGGTGGTGGAGGATGTGTCCTTCACGGTTCCGGCCACCGGCATCACGGCCCTCCTGGGCCGCAACGGAGTCGGAAAAACCAGCACCATCAAAGCCATCATCGGCCTGATCGACCGCAGCGGCCTGGTGGAACTCGACGGCGTCCGGGTGGAGAAGGAGCCAACCTACAAAATCATCCGCAGCGGCGTGGGCTACGTCCCGGAGGACCGCGAAGTGTTCTCCAAGCTGACGGTCGCCGAGAACCTCCGGCTGGCCGAACGCGACGCCGCGCCGCGGCGGCAGCTCGTGGAGGACCTCTTCCCGGACCTGCTGGCCCGCTCCGGCCAGATGGCCGGCACGCTGTCCGGCGGCCAGCAGCAGATGGTGTCGCTGGCCAGGGCCCTGCTGAACACCAACAAAATCCTCCTTGTGGATGAACCCACCAAGGGTTTGGCCCCGAAGATCGTTGCCGAAGTGGCCGAAACCCTCGCCGAGGCGGCCAGGACCGTCCCCATCCTGCTGGTGGAACAGAACCTGCAGGTGGTCCGCCGGCTCGCCGAAGGTGCCGTGGTCCTCTCCGGCGGCCGCGTGGTCCACACCGGAAATGCGCTGGAGTTCCTCAACGATGACGCGCTGACGCACCGGCTCTTGGGCGTCTCCACCGAGACGGCACCCCCGGCACCCCCGGCACCCCCCGCCGCGCCGGCAGAGAAGGGAGCAGCCCTGTGA